Below is a window of Brachyspira pilosicoli DNA.
ATCAATGTTCTTGTTCTCATAAACACAGTGAAGACCATCAATGCTCTTGCGGCAGTCATAATGATGATAACATAAAACAAAATGATGAACTAACCTTCTACATTGCATTAATAGATGCAAAAACTATAACAGAAAATGTACCTGAAATATTCTCAGTTAATACAATAAAAGAAGAAAATTATAAAGAAGCATTAGAAGTAAATTATGCCATACATATATCAACAGTATTTCAAAATTATCCGCTTACTGATTATCAAAGACAATTACAATTATTAAACAGCATAGTAGCAGATGCTTCATTATTTTTAGATATGTCTTGTTCTACTGCACGTTCTGGAGATTGGCTTGCATACACTGCAACATTCCAGCTTTTACCTTCACTAGACTATCTTTACACTATTCATGCTATATATGATGATGATAAAGACCCAAGCAAAGTAGAATATTGGTTTCATACGCATGGATTATACAGAGCTGGTGTGATAGAATTAGAAATAGTTGGAGTAGAGGATTCTAATGCCTACTATGGAGAATTATTAAACACCGTAGCAAAACTATTTATAGAGAGAGGAGTCCCTGAAAAAGGATTTAAATTTACTCCTGCTTATGGCGTTAGTGTTTGCTGGCTTCCTTGGCAAGAGGCTTTAGAAAAACTTAATATTGATAAAGATTTTTCTGGAAGCTATAAAGACAGAAATGATAATATACATAACACTCCTTCCGGCGTATTAGTGGCAGTAGATGAAAAAGGAAATTATCATACTATGGACTACTATAAAGATAAACTTACAGATAATCCTATTTTTATGCTTAGCAATTTTGAAACTGCTATAATGAGAGAAGCTGCTTTTGATAAGATTGAATACTTTATAGAGTTATTAACAAAGAAAA
It encodes the following:
- a CDS encoding DUF4026 domain-containing protein, which gives rise to MDYNEKLYNVFSNKEHRLESWMAAVFSKEYDHNVTIDELKEILAEENSFIVTEFKEVEKENYIRENSKWEVILKAEYIEEYDDECEECDDECDSDCSCEVHECSHNHEEDHQCSCVHHHEEDHQCSCSHKHSEDHQCSCGSHNDDNIKQNDELTFYIALIDAKTITENVPEIFSVNTIKEENYKEALEVNYAIHISTVFQNYPLTDYQRQLQLLNSIVADASLFLDMSCSTARSGDWLAYTATFQLLPSLDYLYTIHAIYDDDKDPSKVEYWFHTHGLYRAGVIELEIVGVEDSNAYYGELLNTVAKLFIERGVPEKGFKFTPAYGVSVCWLPWQEALEKLNIDKDFSGSYKDRNDNIHNTPSGVLVAVDEKGNYHTMDYYKDKLTDNPIFMLSNFETAIMREAAFDKIEYFIELLTKKKKDEDTSFLVKLGYTKEDEDPNDLEHLWFEVHDFTDDGYFDATLINEPYKDLNMHEGDRGMHSIENLTDWIIYYKSVHYDSKNIYLLFED